The following proteins are encoded in a genomic region of Elgaria multicarinata webbii isolate HBS135686 ecotype San Diego chromosome 16, rElgMul1.1.pri, whole genome shotgun sequence:
- the FEM1B gene encoding protein fem-1 homolog B gives MESLAGYVYKAASEGRVLTLAALLLNRSESDIRYLLGYVTHQGGQRSTPLIIAARNGHTKVVRLLLEHYRVQTQQTGTVRFDGYVIDGATALWCAAGAGHFEVVKLLVSHGANVNHTTVTNSTPLRAACFDGRLDIVKYLVENNANISIANKYDNTCLMIAAYKGHVDVVRYLLEQHADPNAKAHCGATALHFAAEAGHLEIVRELVRWKSAMMVNGHGMTPLKVAAESCKADVVELLLAHADCDRKSRIEALELLGASFANDRENYDIMKTYHYLYLAMLERYKDSENLIEKEVLPRIDAYGNRAECRTPRELESIRQDRDALHMEGLIVRERILGSDNIDVSHPIIYRGAVYADNMQFEQCIKLWLHALHLRQKGNRNTHKDLLRFAQVFSQMIHLNEPVKAKDIESVLRCSVSEIEQGMARVKSSQDAELHTAMDNYECNIFTFLYLVCISTKTQCRDEEQSRINKQIYNLIHLDPRTRDGSSLLHHAVNSSTPVDDFHTNDVCSFPNALVTKLLLDCGADVNVVDSEGNTPLHVIVQYNRPISDFLTLHSIIISLVEAGAHTDMTNKQKKTPLDKSTTGVSEILLKTQMKLSLKCLAARAVRVYHISYHNQIPKTLEEFVEFH, from the exons atggagagcctgGCCGGCTACGTGTACAAGGCGGCCAGCGAGGGACGGGTGCTGACCTTGGCCGCCCTGCTCCTGAACCGCTCCGAGAGCGACATCCGCTACTTGCTGGGCTACGTCACCCACCAGGGCGGGCAGCGATCGACCCCGCTCATCATTGCCGCCCGGAACGGGCACACCAAAGTCGTGCGCCTGCTCTTGGAGCATTACCGGGTGCAGACCCAGCAGACAGGCACCGTCCGCTTCGACGG TTACGTCATCGATGGTGCCACAGCGCTGTGGTGTGCTGCTGGGGCCGGGCACTTTGAGGTAGTGAAGCTCCTGGTCAGCCACGGGGCCAATGTCAATCACACGACTGTCACCAACTCTACTCCGCTACGCGCCGCGTGCTTTGATGGCAGGCTTGACATCGTGAAGTACCTGGTGGAGAACAACGCCAACATCAGCATCGCCAACAAGTATGACAACACTTGCCTTATGATTGCTGCTTACAAGGGTCATGTGGACGTGGTGCGCTATCTTCTGGAGCAGCATGCTGATCCCAATGCCAAAGCACACTGTGGCGCGACAGCATTGCATTTTGCGGCCGAGGCCGGCCACTTGGAAATCGTCCGGGAGCTGGTGAGGTGGAAGTCTGCCATGATGGTGAACGGCCATGGAATGACGCCTTTAAAAGTTGCGGCCGAGAGCTGTAAAGCTGACGTGGTTGAACTGTTGCTGGCGCACGCTGACTGCGACCGCAAGAGCAGGATAGAAGCGTTGGAACTTCTGGGTGCCTCATTTGCCAACGACCGAGAAAATTACGATATAATGAAGACCTATCATTATTTATATTTAGCCATGCTAGAGCGGTACAAAGATAGCGAGAATCTGATAGAAAAGGAAGTCCTGCCTCGGATAGATGCCTACGGCAACCGAGCAGAATGCCGGACTCCTCGGGAACTTGAATCCATTCGGCAGGACCGAGACGCCCTGCACATGGAGGGCCTCATTGTCCGAGAGCGCATTCTAGGTTCCGACAACATCGACGTCTCGCACCCCATTATTTACCGCGGTGCTGTTTATGCAGATAACATGCAATTTGAACAGTGTATCAAACTCTGGCTTCACGCCTTGCATTTACGGCAGAAAGGCAATAGGAATACCCATAAGGACCTCCTCCGATTCGCTCAAGTCTTCTCTCAGATGATACACCTGAATGAACCGGTGAAAGCCAAGGACATTGAGAGCGTCTTGAGGTGTAGCGTCTCGGAGATAGAGCAAGGGATGGCCAGGGTCAAGAGCTCTCAGGATGCTGAGCTCCATACAGCCATGGACAACTATGAATGCAATATCTTCACCTTCTTGTACTTGGTGTGCATCTCCACCAAGACCCAGTGTAGGGATGAGGAGCAGTCACGGATCAACAAGCAGATTTATAACTTGATCCACCTTGATCCCAGGACACGAGATGGGTCTAGCTTGCTGCACCACGCTGTCAACTCCAGTACGCCAGTAGATGACTTCCATACCAATGATGTCTGCAGCTTCCCCAATGCACTGGTCACCAAACTCCTCTTGGACTGTGGTGCCGACGTTAACGTTGTGGACAGTGAAGGGAACACCCCACTGCACGTCATAGTCCAGTACAACAGGCCCATCAGTGACTTTTTGACCTTGCACTCTATCATCATCAGCTTGGTTGAGGCCGGCGCTCATACGGATATGACTAACAAACAGAAGAAGACTCCTCTTGACAAAAGCACCACTGGTGTGTCCGAAATACTCCTGAAAACTCAAATGAAGCTGAGTCTAAAGTGCCTGGCTGCTCGAGCTGTGCGTGTTTATCACATCAGCTATCACAACCAGATCCCCAAAACACTGGAAGAATTTGTAGAATTCCACTAG